The Triticum aestivum cultivar Chinese Spring chromosome 3A, IWGSC CS RefSeq v2.1, whole genome shotgun sequence genome includes a region encoding these proteins:
- the LOC123063029 gene encoding obg-like ATPase 1, whose product MPPKASKKDAEPAERPILGRFSSHLKIGIVGLPNVGKSTFFNIVTKLSIPAENFPFCTIEPNEARVHVPDERFDYLCQLFKPKSEVAAYLEINDIAGLVRGASAGEGLGNAFLSHIRAVDGIFHVLRAFEDTEITHIDDTVDPVRDLETISQELRLKDIEFVQAKIDDLEKSMKRSNDKQLKIDHELCQRVMTHLQDGKDVRLGEWKAAEIEILNAFQLLTAKPVVYLVNMSEKDYLRKKNKFLPKIHAWVKEHGGETIIPFSCAFEQKLVDMPEDEAAKYCAENQTASLIPKIIKTGFAAIHLIYFFTAGHDEVKCWQIRRQSKAPQAAGAIHTDFERGFICAEVMKFEDLKELGSESAVKAAGKYRQEGKTYVVQDGDIIFFKFNVSGGGKK is encoded by the exons ATGCCGCCCAAGGCATCGAAGAAGGACGCCGAGCCGGCGGAGCGCCCCATCCTCGGCCGCTTCTCCTCCCACCTCAAGATCGGAATC GTTGGGTTACCCAATGTTGGCAAATCAACTTTCTTCAACATAGTAACAAAGTTGTCCATCCCGGCTGAGAACTTCCCATTCTGTACCATTGAACCAAATGAGGCACGGGTACATGTTCCGGACGAACGATTTGACTATCTTTGCCAACTTTTCAAGCCAAAGAGTGAG GTGGCTGCATATCTGGAAATCAACGACATAGCCGGGCTTGTTAGAGGAGCAAGTGCAGGGGAGGGTCTGGGCAATGCCTTCTTATCCCATATACGTGCTGTTGATGGAATCTTTCATGTCTTGA GAGCATTTGAAGACACGGAAATCACTCATATTGATGATACAGTTGATCCTGTTCGTGATTTGGAAACTATTAGTCAAGAACTGAGGCTCAAG GATATAGAGTTTGTGCAGGCTAAAATTGATGACCTTGAGAAGTCAATGAAGAGGAGCAATGACAAGCAACTTAAGATAGACCATGAATTATGTCAGAGG GTCATGACACATCTCCAAGACGGGAAAGACGTACGTTTAGGAGAATGGAAAGCTGCTGAAATTGAGATCTTGAATGCCTTTCAGCTGCTTACTGCTAAGCCAGTTGTTTATTTG GTGAACATGAGTGAAAAGGACTACCTGAGGAAAAAGAACAAGTTTCTACCAAAGATACATGCTTG GGTGAAAGAACACGGTGGTGAGACTATTATTCCTTTCAGCTGTGCCTTTGAACAGAAACTAGTGGATATGCCAGAAGATGAAGCTGCTAAATATTGCGCCGAAAACCAGACAGCAAG TTTGATCCCCAAAATCATCAAGACTGGTTTTGCAGCAATTCATCTCATATACTTCTTCACAGCTGGTCACGACGAG GTGAAGTGCTGGCAGATCAGACGTCAATCTAAAGCTCCTCAAGCTGCTGGTGCAATTCACACTGATTTTGAAAGAGGCTTCATTTGTGCTGAG GTAATGAAGTTTGAAGATCTAAAAGAGCTGGGCAGTGAATCTGCTGTCAAG GCTGCTGGGAAGTACAGGCAGGAAGGGAAGACGTACGTGGTGCAGGATGGAGacatcatcttcttcaagttcAATGTTTCTGGAGGCGGAAAGAAGTGA